The genomic segment GCGGCGGCCCTTGCGACGCGCCTGGCGGACCAGGGCTCGGACGGGCTGGTGGTGTGCGGGACCACCGGCGAGTCGCCGACGCTCAGCGACGAGGAGAAGATCCGCCTGTTTCACACGGTGCGGGAGGCCGTGGCCGCGCGCACCGCGGTGATCGCCGGCACCGGCACCTACGATACGGCGCACAGCATCCACCTGACGAAGGAGGCCGAGAAGGCAGGCTGCGACGGCGTGCTGCTTGTGAACCCGTATTACAATAAGCCGTCGCAGGAGGGCCTGTACCGGCACTTCCGGGCCGTGGCGGAGAGCACGCGCCTGCCCGTGATGCTCTACAATATTCAGGGCCGCACGTCGGTCAACTGCGAGCCCGCGACGATCGCGCGCCTCGCCGAGGTGCCCAACATCGCCGCCGTCAAGGAGGCGAGCGGCAGCCTCGACCAGATGTCGCAGATCCGCAAACTCACTCCGCCGTCGTTCCGGCTCTACAGCGGCGACGACAGCCTGACGCTGCCGCTGCTCGCCGTCGGCGGGCACGGCGTCGTGAGCGTCGCGGGGCACATCGCGGGGCGCGAGATCAAGGAGATGATCCTCGCGTTCGCGTCCGGCGACGTCCGGAAGGCGCAGGCGCTCCATTTCCGGCTGTGGCCGCTGTTCAAGGTGCTCTTCATCACCACGAACCCGACCCCGGTGAAGGCGGCGCTCGCGATGGCCGGCTTCGACCCCGGCGGGCTCCGCCTGCCGTTGGTCGAGGTGACGCCGAACGAGCGCGAGCAGATCGCCACGGTGCTGAAGGACCTCGCCCTGGCCGCGGTGCCGGCCTAGCGGCGTCCCGTTCCGCCGGCGCGGATTCGTCCGGCCGTCTTCACACTTTGTCTTCACACTCTCTGTCTTCACACTTATGCTTTTTTGGAACCATACCGCTGTCCCCGGCGCTAACTGGGCATTACAAATGGCGACATCAGATCTGTTCGGGGGGCGCGGGTGAAGATGAGGGGGATCGGACGGAACGCCGTTCGTATGCTGGTGGTGGCTCTGGTCGCGATG from the bacterium genome contains:
- the dapA gene encoding 4-hydroxy-tetrahydrodipicolinate synthase, with translation MADFGRVITAMVTPMDKSLAVDYAKAAALATRLADQGSDGLVVCGTTGESPTLSDEEKIRLFHTVREAVAARTAVIAGTGTYDTAHSIHLTKEAEKAGCDGVLLVNPYYNKPSQEGLYRHFRAVAESTRLPVMLYNIQGRTSVNCEPATIARLAEVPNIAAVKEASGSLDQMSQIRKLTPPSFRLYSGDDSLTLPLLAVGGHGVVSVAGHIAGREIKEMILAFASGDVRKAQALHFRLWPLFKVLFITTNPTPVKAALAMAGFDPGGLRLPLVEVTPNEREQIATVLKDLALAAVPA